The Apium graveolens cultivar Ventura chromosome 11, ASM990537v1, whole genome shotgun sequence genome has a window encoding:
- the LOC141696616 gene encoding putative disease resistance protein RXW24L produces the protein MEDEWTDAETLYQLWIAEGIVLSSDKRKGETIIQVAKSYMGELVHRSMVQAKGEDFFEAIDIGEGNDLNLNRYDVSRVAKTRQLLLRVLSLENIRHPQRSVSGAFFGTNIGRVLGSLVYLRYLSLRGSNLITFPWIHNLVLLQTLNLNVPDDNFKSPVSSNDLGKLSFLRHLYLPPWVSLQLLKNTKLRFNGLSKLETLENFNTEWCEIKNLPKLSGLRRLTLKAEGGYDDVKEMLKYLSDLALSSNSSVLYLSLVIRISGDPGWRNDPDMIRQLFWNHKFSLQELEMHGKLPELCEIFEQQQQLNHNHIDVSLIRITKLTLRKSCLEEDPMRVLKKIPTLRDLKLFYGAYKGKEMVCSAMGFPRLTRLHLGNLDNFESWRVEKGSMPLLQDLFIHTCLKLEELPEELIFLNCLRELILWKMPSGLYDRVLLENGEQGPEFYKVAHIPNLVIVDREG, from the exons ATGGAAGATGAATGGACAGATGCAGAAACTTTATATCAGTTATGGATTGCCGAGGGAATAGTACTATCAAGTGACAAAAGGAAAGGAGAGACGATAATACAAGTCGCTAAATCTTACATGGGAGAACTGGTCCATAGGAGTATGGTTCAA GCAAAAGGAGAAGATTTTTTCGAAGCAATTGATATTGGGGAAGGAAATGACTTGAATCTCAATCGTTATGATGTCTCTCGGGTTGCTAAAACTAGACAGCTT TTACTAAGAGTTTTATCTCTTGAAAACATAAGACATCCTCAACGATCTGTTTCCGGTGCCTTTTTTGGTACTAATATCGGAAGAGTATTAGGCAGCCTTGTTTACTTGCGCTATCTCAGTCTAAGGGGTTCTAATTTGATAACTTTTCCATGGATACATAACTTGGTGCTGCTACAGACTCTCAACCTAAATGTGCCGGATGATAATTTTAAGTCACCGGTGTCAAGTAATGATTTGGGCAAGTTGTCATTTTTGCGTCATTTGTATTTACCTCCTTGGGTCTCTCTCCAATTACTGAAGAATACCAAATTAAGGTTCAATGGACTGAGCAAATTAGAGACACTCGAAAATTTCAATACTGAGTGGTGTGAGATTAAGAATCTGCCAAAATTATCCGGTCTTCGGAGACTAACGCTGAAAGCAGAGGGTGGTTATGATGATGTGAAAGAGATGTTAAAGTACTTATCTGATTTAGCCTTGTCATCAAATTCCTCTGTCCTGTACTTGAGCCTTGTTATACGGATATCTGGTGATCCAGGATGGAGAAATGATCCAGACATGATCAGACAGTTGTTTTGGAATCATAAGTTCAGCCTTCAGGAATTAGAAATGCATGGAAAGCTCCCAGAGTTGTGTGAAATATTTGAGCAGCAGCAACAACTTAATCATAATCATATTGATGTGTCGTTGATTCGTATCACCAAGTTAACCTTACGGAAATCGTGCCTGGAGGAAGACCCAATGCGAGTACTGAAGAAGATTCCAACTTTGAGGGATTTGAAATTATTTTATGGCGCATATAAAGGAAAGGAAATGGTATGCTCAGCCATGGGTTTCCCAAGACTCACCCGGCTTCATCTGGGGAATCTTGACAATTTTGAAAGTTGGAGGGTGGAGAAAGGAAGCATGCCTCTTCTTCAAGATTTGTTTATTCATACTTGTCTAAAGTTGGAGGAGCTTCCCGAAGAACTCATATTTCTCAATTGTCTTCGAGAACTAATATTGTGGAAGATGCCTTCAGGATTGTATGATAGGGTTCTCCTGGAAAATGGTGAACAAGGACCCGAATTTTACAAGGTCGCTCATATCCCTAATCTTGTCATTGTAGACAGAGAAGGTTAA